The proteins below come from a single Vibrio diazotrophicus genomic window:
- the bcsA gene encoding UDP-forming cellulose synthase catalytic subunit, giving the protein MNKLALYLLIIVMSPLAAMVVVTPMDSDKQFVFAIVSLVILYLLNFSKRRDVSVVMVLFSILTSTRYLYFRADQTLHFNSMIEAILGTGLFIAELYSWVMLLLGYLQTTFPLNRQIVPLPKDSSKWPTVDVYIPTYNESLDVVRDTVLAAQCLEYPKDKIKVYILDDGKRKEFARFAQQAGVGYITRSDNSHAKAGNLNNALKQTNGELICIFDCDHVAVRVFLQATVGAFLKDPNLALMQTPHHFYSPDPFERNLYGKHDIPNEGELFYGPIQQGNDMWNATFFCGSCAVLRRTALEQIGGVAVETVTEDAHTALKMQRLGWNTAYLPIPMAGGLATERLGLHVIQRNRWARGMVQIFRVDNPLLGRGLKLQQRLCYLSAMLYFLFPLPRIVFLTAPLAFLLFNLNIIHSSASLIFSYALPHFIMSMFVSSRLNGRSRYSFWGDIYDMALAFHLALPTIVTMIFPKRGKFNVTDKGALLDKTYFDAHIVKPHMITAAILVIGIGWGIYRALGYSFFVADPMVVALNVGWSVYGLFFLLAAIAAGRETKQIRETIRLDAKIPAVIHYVSGVLSRSHTVDLSMGGCLVALPADQRGETVEAIELQLRSGSIAIPVEQIGVNEKGYRLKFSDVSLNHRRELVRIVLARSDAWVRPPRKQDRPLRSLVTIASCIWDVACNALKSYRMSRKRNAVQSKRLSGEQA; this is encoded by the coding sequence ATGAATAAGCTAGCTTTATATTTGCTGATCATTGTCATGTCTCCATTGGCAGCAATGGTTGTTGTCACGCCAATGGATAGTGACAAGCAATTCGTGTTTGCGATTGTCAGCCTTGTAATACTGTATTTGCTCAATTTCAGTAAACGTCGTGATGTATCTGTGGTGATGGTGTTGTTTTCCATCTTAACCTCGACTCGCTACCTATATTTCCGCGCGGATCAGACGTTACATTTCAATTCGATGATTGAAGCGATTCTAGGAACTGGGCTGTTTATCGCTGAACTTTATTCTTGGGTAATGTTGCTGCTCGGCTACTTACAAACGACGTTCCCTTTGAATCGTCAGATTGTTCCATTGCCAAAAGACAGCAGCAAATGGCCGACGGTGGACGTTTATATTCCTACTTATAACGAATCACTGGATGTTGTTCGCGATACGGTCTTGGCAGCGCAATGTCTTGAATACCCTAAAGATAAAATCAAGGTTTACATCCTTGATGACGGTAAGCGCAAAGAATTTGCAAGGTTTGCTCAGCAGGCAGGTGTTGGGTATATCACTCGCTCCGACAACTCGCACGCAAAGGCAGGTAACTTAAACAACGCATTGAAGCAAACTAACGGTGAGCTGATTTGTATTTTTGACTGTGACCACGTCGCTGTTCGGGTATTCTTGCAGGCAACGGTGGGTGCTTTCCTGAAAGATCCAAACTTAGCGTTAATGCAGACTCCGCACCACTTTTATTCTCCTGACCCTTTTGAGCGCAATCTGTACGGTAAACATGATATTCCTAACGAGGGCGAGCTTTTCTACGGTCCGATTCAGCAAGGAAATGACATGTGGAATGCAACTTTCTTCTGCGGTTCATGTGCTGTTTTACGCCGTACCGCATTAGAACAGATTGGTGGTGTTGCTGTTGAAACAGTAACGGAAGATGCACATACCGCACTTAAAATGCAGCGCTTAGGTTGGAATACCGCTTATCTGCCAATTCCGATGGCTGGTGGTTTAGCGACTGAGCGTCTTGGCTTGCATGTTATTCAGCGTAACCGTTGGGCGCGCGGTATGGTACAGATCTTCCGTGTTGACAACCCATTGTTAGGTCGTGGTCTCAAGCTGCAACAGCGTCTCTGCTATTTGAGTGCAATGTTGTACTTCTTATTCCCGCTGCCAAGAATTGTATTCTTGACGGCGCCGCTCGCGTTTTTGTTGTTCAACCTGAACATCATTCACTCGTCAGCAAGCCTGATTTTTTCTTACGCATTGCCGCATTTTATAATGTCGATGTTCGTCTCTTCCCGTTTGAATGGGCGTTCACGATACAGTTTCTGGGGTGATATTTACGATATGGCGTTGGCGTTCCATTTAGCGCTTCCAACGATTGTGACTATGATTTTCCCGAAGCGTGGCAAATTCAACGTAACCGACAAAGGCGCTTTGCTCGACAAGACCTATTTTGATGCTCACATTGTTAAGCCGCATATGATTACCGCCGCGATACTGGTTATAGGTATTGGTTGGGGCATCTATCGGGCTTTGGGGTATTCATTCTTTGTGGCTGATCCTATGGTTGTAGCACTCAATGTGGGATGGTCGGTTTATGGACTATTCTTCTTGCTCGCAGCCATTGCCGCAGGTCGTGAAACGAAACAGATTCGTGAAACAATCCGCTTGGATGCGAAAATTCCTGCTGTAATTCATTATGTTAGCGGTGTGCTCTCTCGCTCGCATACAGTGGACCTCTCTATGGGTGGCTGTCTGGTTGCATTACCTGCAGATCAACGAGGTGAAACAGTTGAAGCGATTGAACTACAGCTTCGCTCAGGCAGTATCGCCATTCCTGTTGAGCAGATCGGTGTTAATGAAAAAGGCTATCGCTTGAAGTTCAGTGACGTTTCTTTAAATCATCGTCGTGAACTCGTTCGAATTGTATTAGCTCGTTCTGATGCTTGGGTTCGTCCACCACGTAAACAAGATAGACCGTTGCGCTCTCTAGTGACGATTGCTTCGTGTATTTGGGATGTAGCGTGCAATGCGCTTAAATCTTACCGAATGTCTCGAAAAAGAAATGCAGTCCAATCTAAACGCCTCAGTGGAGAGCAAGCGTAA
- the bcsB gene encoding cellulose biosynthesis cyclic di-GMP-binding regulatory protein BcsB, with the protein MRNMLLTILVAWLSVLLPVKAWASVEEDSSVQQYQNKMTLADMGYVKGIVFRGGQKDAGVMFSLPIDQLVNQAQMTLDLRSSTSLMDSDVTLQVRVNGEPVGSIPLSSVQQTANSYQLNVPALLVSSRNTLSFSLISEQDNLCVQNEDNRAEQIEILPSSKLELSAQQLGIAADLNFFPNPFWDAQDMLDSPIQFVFPQSLTAEQVSAAAALSSWFGVQATYRGVSFEVTKGQLPLSNAIVFGAPGDKIGDLTLPNAEQPLLQVVANPRNSLYKLLLVVAKDQHGLRSAVHRLARLDFEKQTSRYVVESEAIAKSKPYDAPRWISTSEPVLLSELSAQGQNMVAKGIWHNSLDYSFRAAPDLFLWDGETIPLNIDYSFPPDALIDTEHSFLNVVFNGKFLNDLPVNQRGILEQLWRRLGGDTRQETALLPIQPYMIYGDNQLSLYFDVKPQADLPCGASMDSNIQSRIKNSSSIDLSHTQHFSLLPNLSFFVGASFPFSRLADYSGTVLWLPANPSNEQLKTLFSLTARSGAATGTVIFQNHVILGSPSSSLELEHKDILAVSSMKEARFNRMLLTNSPFEEQDHMLRVKPQSMGDKVISWLQGNWNLTEQEAERYFSSNESWRGFISFESPWSENYTVVVATASSDQQLVKLDKDLKIASINAAIRGDATVITDDNGATSFQVAPQFPSGQLPWYKMAIWYANQHSAIFALLTLIVSSILGFAIYSRLQRKAELRLNEE; encoded by the coding sequence ATGAGAAATATGTTGCTAACAATACTGGTGGCTTGGTTGTCTGTACTGCTGCCTGTGAAAGCGTGGGCATCGGTAGAAGAAGATAGCAGCGTTCAACAGTATCAAAACAAAATGACGTTAGCTGATATGGGCTACGTTAAGGGTATTGTGTTTCGTGGCGGTCAAAAAGACGCTGGTGTCATGTTCAGTTTGCCAATTGACCAACTGGTTAATCAGGCTCAAATGACATTAGACCTACGCTCGTCCACTTCATTGATGGATAGCGATGTCACCTTGCAGGTTCGTGTTAACGGCGAACCAGTTGGATCAATTCCACTCTCTTCAGTACAGCAGACGGCAAACAGTTATCAGTTAAATGTACCAGCACTGCTAGTCAGCTCTCGCAACACATTGAGCTTCAGTCTTATCAGTGAGCAGGACAACTTATGTGTTCAGAATGAGGATAATCGTGCCGAGCAGATTGAAATCCTACCGAGTTCAAAACTTGAGCTGAGTGCGCAGCAGCTAGGTATTGCTGCTGATTTAAACTTCTTCCCAAACCCGTTTTGGGATGCTCAGGATATGTTGGATAGTCCAATTCAGTTTGTCTTTCCTCAGTCATTGACCGCTGAACAAGTGAGCGCGGCAGCAGCTCTGTCATCATGGTTTGGCGTACAAGCCACTTACCGTGGTGTCTCATTTGAGGTTACAAAAGGTCAATTACCTCTGAGTAATGCAATTGTATTTGGTGCGCCGGGTGACAAAATCGGTGATCTTACGTTGCCGAATGCAGAGCAACCTTTGTTGCAAGTTGTGGCAAACCCACGTAATTCGCTTTATAAGTTGCTGTTGGTTGTGGCGAAAGATCAGCATGGATTACGATCAGCAGTACATCGTTTAGCTCGCCTAGATTTTGAAAAACAAACCTCGCGATACGTGGTGGAATCTGAGGCGATTGCCAAAAGCAAACCTTACGATGCGCCGCGTTGGATTTCGACATCAGAACCTGTGCTACTGAGTGAGCTGAGTGCTCAAGGGCAAAACATGGTGGCGAAAGGTATCTGGCATAACTCGCTGGATTATTCATTCCGTGCAGCGCCCGATTTGTTCTTGTGGGACGGGGAAACCATTCCTCTGAACATTGATTACAGCTTCCCTCCCGACGCTTTGATTGATACTGAACACTCGTTTTTGAACGTGGTTTTCAACGGTAAGTTTTTAAATGATTTGCCAGTAAACCAACGCGGCATACTTGAGCAACTATGGCGTCGTTTGGGTGGTGATACTCGTCAGGAAACCGCGCTGTTACCGATTCAGCCATACATGATTTATGGCGATAACCAGTTATCGCTCTATTTTGATGTCAAACCACAAGCTGATTTACCTTGTGGTGCATCGATGGACAGCAATATTCAAAGCCGAATCAAAAACTCGTCGAGTATTGATTTGAGCCATACCCAGCATTTTTCGCTGTTACCTAACCTGTCATTTTTTGTTGGCGCGTCATTCCCGTTTTCACGCTTAGCGGATTATTCAGGAACCGTACTTTGGTTACCCGCCAATCCAAGCAACGAGCAATTAAAAACACTCTTTAGTTTGACGGCACGATCAGGTGCAGCAACAGGTACCGTGATTTTCCAAAACCACGTCATTCTTGGCTCACCTTCAAGCAGTTTGGAACTTGAGCACAAAGATATTCTGGCGGTGAGTTCGATGAAAGAAGCGCGCTTTAACCGAATGTTGTTAACCAACTCGCCTTTTGAAGAGCAGGACCACATGTTGCGTGTTAAGCCTCAATCGATGGGCGATAAGGTGATCAGTTGGTTACAAGGGAACTGGAATCTCACTGAGCAAGAAGCTGAAAGATACTTCTCGTCTAACGAATCATGGCGTGGCTTCATTAGTTTTGAGTCTCCTTGGAGCGAAAACTACACAGTAGTTGTTGCCACCGCTTCATCAGATCAGCAACTGGTTAAGTTGGATAAAGACCTGAAGATCGCATCCATCAACGCGGCTATTCGCGGTGATGCCACAGTCATTACCGATGACAACGGAGCAACCAGTTTTCAGGTTGCACCTCAGTTTCCTTCTGGTCAGCTACCTTGGTACAAAATGGCTATCTGGTATGCCAACCAGCACAGCGCCATTTTCGCTTTGCTGACTCTGATTGTTTCGTCGATTTTGGGATTTGCTATTTATAGCCGCCTACAGCGCAAAGCCGAACTGCGCTTGAATGAAGAGTAG
- a CDS encoding cellulose biosynthesis protein BcsC: protein MKKNTLKLFSTLFLVEALQVAMVTPAWANDPALASLLEQAKYWHEKSNPTLAQESIQKVLMVDPNQPDALYLMSLWAQERGDITESAQWKSRLEKAHPNAPQLQQLTRSQALGQLPQSGIEQARRQAQSGDIKGSIATWDELFKGSEPPIELAPEYYLTMSGDKDLYNKAVSELGKLAKQNPNNSAVGIAYGQVLTYRKPTRRQGLKQLEPYAQQSKTASDSLRQALLWLEPKESDERYYQRWALAHPQDKAVLDHYKAAVGGDIKRSGYNELNQGNLEQAEVEFQRVLAKSPNDADALAGIGYVALNKGEYSKAADYLKRSAAQGGNQANKRREQADEAQFLAQLEQAKSAYQAGNIAQALELSAPLAKRKGEAGRGAKLFRADVLRHNGDYAQAEALLLKVLDEEPNNQAAKEALYYVYAEQNQTDKAKNLLSSLPQQVQSRIRKADSYSNIRDLAKMAVDAGNIETAIVILDNGLQRLPNNPWLRLELARLYLQQGDAVAAQGVIASLESEQASGEDLYVAGLFYSGQEKWKQTNLLLSRIPESERNAQANALYKESKFYLDLELASSHIAHGQIAQARQSLKAMQPQAIEKPIWAGKLAQLLMKTRDVDLAIDVVDASQARGIEGNAGDYADQVSVLYQAGLKQQAQDLLNHPQIIANSTPLQLARARNVYVINQADTLREQGQYAPAYDMLTAALQIDPTSKDLMLAMGRLYQSGKLNDQAEVVYQYLLDNQQDTPEQDALVGAINIALVKGEASKARELSEQLQQVKSPSRLLLIARIDEAQGKHAQAMANLRQARAQLLGLQSTHASTSPMVGGLVMADNPFATSQSAANSNVAPSVYGTTMPWQVSAQTSANGAYINQRADLPQPTAEQQTLADVNRLMMQISDRTSSWVQGGIEIRGRDGENGLSRLTEARAPMEWSTVPFGDARFAINVAPVTLDAGTSSGDANRRFGTGALIQGQVAQTEGVSSLNGDTLPDVDSQGGQRQSGVELAMSLRDQYYQLDIGTTPLGTELSTLVGGAKAIAPLGDYTKLTFSLERRAVKDSMLSYVGMKDSFSGQYWGQVTQNGINIQLNYDDGDVGYYAGGGMWRYAGRNVEDNDAVKVEAGMYLRPLKADDRELQIGSHISYQNFEENLSYYSFGHGGYFSPQNYVSVSFPVEYTQEFSKVSLGIGGALGYQSYSQDEANYFPGQSAMQSTLESYVRSGWAKEARYSGESTDGIGYSFQARLGYKIKRDLTLEAKVAYDTFGDYNESKAQLSLRQSFQDY from the coding sequence ATGAAAAAGAATACGTTAAAACTTTTCTCCACATTATTTTTGGTTGAAGCGCTGCAAGTTGCGATGGTTACGCCTGCTTGGGCTAATGATCCAGCGCTAGCTTCCCTGCTTGAACAGGCTAAGTATTGGCACGAAAAATCCAATCCGACACTGGCACAAGAGTCGATACAGAAAGTTCTGATGGTTGACCCAAATCAGCCAGATGCTCTGTATCTGATGTCGCTTTGGGCGCAAGAGCGTGGTGATATTACTGAGAGTGCTCAGTGGAAAAGCCGACTAGAAAAAGCGCACCCAAATGCACCACAGCTTCAGCAGTTAACGCGTTCGCAAGCTCTAGGGCAATTACCACAAAGTGGAATTGAACAAGCGCGTCGTCAGGCTCAGTCTGGTGATATCAAAGGTTCGATTGCGACTTGGGATGAACTGTTTAAAGGCAGCGAGCCACCGATTGAACTGGCACCTGAATATTATCTGACCATGTCTGGCGATAAAGACCTGTACAACAAAGCGGTGTCTGAGCTGGGCAAACTCGCTAAGCAGAACCCGAACAACAGTGCAGTGGGTATTGCTTATGGTCAGGTGTTAACTTATCGCAAACCAACTCGCCGTCAGGGACTTAAGCAGCTGGAGCCTTATGCGCAGCAGAGTAAAACGGCGTCTGACTCTTTACGTCAGGCACTATTGTGGTTAGAACCAAAAGAATCTGATGAGCGTTATTACCAACGTTGGGCGTTAGCACATCCACAGGATAAAGCGGTTTTAGATCATTACAAAGCAGCCGTCGGTGGAGACATCAAACGCAGTGGTTACAACGAGCTGAATCAAGGCAATCTGGAGCAAGCGGAAGTTGAATTTCAACGTGTGTTGGCAAAATCGCCGAACGATGCAGACGCTTTGGCCGGTATCGGCTATGTGGCACTGAACAAAGGTGAGTACTCAAAAGCCGCAGATTACCTTAAACGTTCAGCCGCTCAGGGTGGGAATCAAGCCAACAAGAGACGTGAACAAGCCGACGAAGCACAGTTTCTTGCTCAGTTAGAACAGGCAAAATCTGCCTATCAAGCTGGCAACATTGCACAAGCGTTAGAATTAAGCGCACCGTTGGCCAAGCGCAAAGGTGAAGCAGGACGCGGAGCAAAACTGTTCCGAGCGGATGTGTTACGTCATAACGGCGACTACGCGCAAGCTGAAGCACTGCTGCTTAAGGTTTTGGATGAAGAACCGAACAATCAGGCTGCTAAAGAAGCTCTGTACTATGTTTATGCTGAGCAGAACCAGACAGATAAAGCGAAGAACTTGCTGAGTTCTCTGCCGCAGCAAGTCCAGAGCCGCATCCGCAAAGCAGACAGTTATAGCAATATTCGTGATCTGGCCAAAATGGCGGTGGATGCGGGCAACATCGAAACCGCAATTGTGATTTTGGATAACGGCCTTCAGCGTTTACCGAACAACCCTTGGCTTCGATTGGAGTTGGCTCGTCTTTACCTGCAACAAGGCGATGCCGTTGCCGCTCAAGGGGTTATTGCCTCGTTAGAAAGTGAGCAAGCGAGTGGCGAAGATTTGTATGTGGCTGGGCTTTTTTACTCAGGTCAGGAAAAGTGGAAGCAAACCAATCTGTTGCTATCTCGTATTCCTGAATCCGAGCGTAACGCTCAAGCTAACGCTTTGTATAAAGAGTCAAAGTTCTATCTCGATTTGGAGTTGGCGAGCTCTCATATTGCCCACGGGCAAATTGCTCAAGCTCGACAATCGTTAAAAGCGATGCAGCCGCAAGCCATCGAAAAGCCTATTTGGGCTGGTAAACTTGCTCAACTACTGATGAAAACAAGAGATGTTGATCTTGCCATTGATGTGGTTGATGCGAGTCAAGCGCGAGGTATTGAAGGTAACGCGGGCGACTATGCTGACCAAGTGTCTGTGCTATATCAAGCGGGGCTGAAACAGCAAGCACAAGATCTGCTGAATCATCCACAAATTATTGCCAACAGTACGCCGTTGCAACTTGCACGGGCACGAAACGTGTATGTGATTAACCAAGCGGACACATTACGTGAGCAAGGCCAATACGCACCAGCTTATGACATGCTGACTGCCGCTCTGCAAATCGACCCAACAAGCAAAGATCTGATGTTAGCCATGGGACGTTTGTATCAAAGCGGTAAGCTGAATGATCAAGCAGAAGTGGTCTATCAATATTTGTTGGACAATCAGCAAGACACACCGGAGCAAGATGCACTGGTTGGCGCAATTAATATCGCTTTGGTAAAAGGTGAAGCGAGCAAAGCGCGTGAATTATCAGAACAGTTGCAGCAGGTGAAATCTCCATCGCGTCTGCTGCTAATTGCTCGTATTGATGAAGCGCAAGGCAAGCACGCTCAGGCAATGGCTAATTTGCGTCAAGCTCGTGCACAGTTACTGGGTTTGCAGTCTACTCATGCGAGCACTTCGCCTATGGTTGGCGGGTTGGTGATGGCAGATAATCCATTTGCTACTTCACAAAGTGCTGCAAATTCTAATGTCGCTCCATCTGTATATGGTACGACTATGCCTTGGCAGGTGAGCGCGCAAACATCGGCTAACGGGGCGTATATTAATCAACGTGCGGATCTCCCTCAGCCAACCGCAGAGCAGCAGACTCTAGCGGATGTGAACCGTTTAATGATGCAAATATCTGATCGCACATCAAGCTGGGTTCAAGGTGGCATTGAAATTCGCGGACGTGACGGAGAAAACGGTCTGAGTCGACTGACTGAAGCTCGCGCTCCTATGGAATGGTCGACAGTACCGTTTGGTGATGCTCGATTTGCGATAAACGTTGCACCGGTAACTCTGGATGCAGGTACCTCTTCTGGTGATGCAAACCGTCGCTTTGGTACAGGGGCATTAATTCAGGGGCAGGTAGCTCAAACAGAGGGTGTTTCTTCGTTAAATGGCGACACATTGCCTGATGTTGATTCTCAAGGTGGACAACGTCAAAGCGGCGTTGAACTGGCAATGTCATTGCGAGATCAGTATTACCAGTTAGATATCGGCACCACACCGCTTGGTACAGAGTTGAGCACGTTAGTCGGCGGTGCAAAAGCGATTGCCCCGTTAGGTGATTACACTAAACTGACCTTCTCTCTAGAACGCAGAGCAGTAAAAGACAGCATGCTTTCGTATGTCGGCATGAAAGACAGCTTCTCAGGTCAATACTGGGGACAAGTGACGCAAAACGGCATCAACATTCAACTGAATTACGATGATGGTGATGTAGGTTACTATGCTGGCGGTGGCATGTGGCGCTATGCTGGTCGCAATGTCGAAGATAATGATGCAGTAAAAGTAGAAGCAGGCATGTACTTGCGTCCTCTTAAAGCGGATGACAGAGAGCTGCAGATCGGCTCACACATCAGTTATCAGAATTTCGAAGAAAACCTCAGCTACTACAGTTTTGGGCATGGTGGTTACTTTAGCCCGCAGAACTATGTCAGCGTCTCTTTCCCTGTGGAATATACGCAGGAGTTTTCGAAGGTGAGTTTGGGTATTGGCGGCGCATTGGGTTACCAGTCTTATAGTCAGGATGAAGCCAACTACTTCCCCGGACAATCCGCGATGCAATCAACCTTGGAGTCCTACGTTCGTTCAGGTTGGGCAAAAGAGGCGCGATACAGCGGAGAGAGTACTGACGGTATTGGGTACAGTTTCCAAGCGAGACTGGGCTACAAAATTAAGCGTGATTTAACGCTAGAAGCTAAAGTCGCTTATGACACATTCGGTGATTACAACGAGTCAAAAGCGCAGCTCTCATTACGTCAGTCTTTCCAAGACTATTAA
- a CDS encoding glycosyl hydrolase family 8 translates to MFKLYKQMLKVWLLILCGISSVSASSLDWTTFKQRFMAPDGRILDSGNRNISHTEGQGFSMLFAVGANDKTSFDKIWGWTHSHLKDQKSGLFYWRYNPVIADPIEDKNNASDGDVLIAWALLKAGQRWNHKPYLTESDRIVRAVLNHTVIDFAGRKVMLPGRNGFTAQDSITLNPSYFIFPAWRDFAERSYLANLWTLIEDSQQLMTDIDWGQHRIPTDWITLYADGKTAPATKWPARVSYDAIRVPLYMKWDRTDNPLLGRWQSWFSGYSRLKTPAWENMANHEIANYPMRGGLLAVRDYTMNQLSSDATKVRASDDYYSASLKLLAALANDGF, encoded by the coding sequence ATGTTCAAGCTCTACAAACAGATGCTCAAAGTTTGGCTGTTGATACTTTGTGGTATTAGCTCTGTCAGTGCATCTTCACTTGACTGGACCACGTTTAAACAACGCTTTATGGCGCCTGATGGCCGAATTTTGGACAGTGGTAATCGCAATATCAGTCATACCGAAGGTCAGGGCTTTTCTATGTTGTTTGCTGTTGGGGCGAATGACAAAACATCGTTTGACAAGATCTGGGGATGGACTCATTCCCATCTTAAAGATCAAAAATCCGGCCTGTTTTACTGGCGTTATAACCCAGTGATTGCTGACCCTATCGAAGATAAAAACAACGCCTCTGATGGCGATGTGTTGATCGCATGGGCGCTACTAAAGGCTGGACAACGCTGGAACCATAAACCTTATTTAACTGAGTCGGATCGCATTGTTCGCGCGGTGCTCAACCATACAGTTATAGACTTTGCAGGTCGTAAAGTGATGCTTCCTGGGCGCAACGGTTTTACCGCGCAAGACTCGATAACCTTAAACCCTTCCTATTTCATCTTCCCTGCTTGGCGCGACTTCGCTGAACGTAGTTACCTAGCTAACTTGTGGACCTTGATTGAAGATTCTCAGCAGTTGATGACCGACATTGATTGGGGACAACACCGCATACCGACAGACTGGATAACGCTTTATGCGGACGGAAAGACAGCACCAGCAACAAAATGGCCAGCGCGAGTGAGTTATGATGCGATTCGCGTTCCTCTTTATATGAAGTGGGATCGTACGGATAACCCACTGTTAGGCCGTTGGCAATCATGGTTTTCTGGTTACTCACGTTTGAAAACGCCAGCATGGGAAAATATGGCCAACCATGAAATAGCTAATTATCCAATGCGAGGCGGACTGTTGGCGGTGCGAGATTATACTATGAATCAACTCAGCAGCGACGCAACAAAGGTACGAGCGAGTGATGACTACTATTCAGCGAGCTTGAAATTGCTGGCGGCACTAGCCAACGACGGTTTTTGA
- the rhaM gene encoding L-rhamnose mutarotase: protein MNDLIRKGFVMQLNENCKAEYKKRHDEIWPELVDVLKSHGGHNYSIFLHEDTNQLFGYVEIESEERWQQVANTAICKKWWSYMQDIMATNPDNSPQSISLSSVFYLA, encoded by the coding sequence GTGAATGATCTAATTCGCAAAGGCTTTGTCATGCAGCTAAATGAAAACTGTAAAGCAGAATACAAAAAACGACATGACGAGATATGGCCAGAACTGGTCGATGTACTGAAAAGTCACGGTGGTCACAACTATTCGATTTTTCTCCATGAGGATACCAATCAGTTGTTTGGGTATGTCGAAATTGAGAGCGAGGAGCGTTGGCAGCAAGTTGCTAATACAGCAATTTGCAAAAAATGGTGGTCTTATATGCAAGACATCATGGCGACCAACCCAGATAACTCACCTCAATCAATATCGCTCAGCTCAGTATTCTATTTGGCTTAG
- the rhaD gene encoding rhamnulose-1-phosphate aldolase, with amino-acid sequence MIQLNDAVMHEIEKVSEVSQYLWQREWAERNGGNISVDVTDLFDEIPTVDAAVKALPLQLPMESAGRIYYVKGTGQRIRELRDPQYAGCVLQINEAANGYQILWGGKASPDFAPTSEFISHIKILVDKINSGSNHRSVVHTHPLELIALSHHPDISKSSDLFTHTCWKMLPEVRAFVPRGIGMIPYCLPSSEEMADGTTAALLKHDVAIWEKHGATASGADVLQAFDYIDVANKGAKLYLMCTSAGYEPEGVTKENMEILKRVFNL; translated from the coding sequence ATGATTCAACTAAACGATGCAGTAATGCATGAAATCGAGAAAGTCAGCGAAGTTTCTCAATATCTGTGGCAACGTGAATGGGCTGAGCGTAACGGCGGTAACATCTCTGTTGATGTCACAGATCTGTTCGACGAAATTCCAACCGTTGATGCGGCAGTAAAAGCATTACCTCTTCAGCTACCTATGGAAAGCGCGGGTCGTATCTATTATGTAAAAGGCACAGGACAACGTATTCGCGAACTGCGCGATCCTCAATATGCAGGTTGCGTACTACAAATCAACGAAGCAGCGAACGGCTATCAAATTCTTTGGGGCGGTAAAGCCAGTCCGGACTTTGCTCCGACTTCTGAATTCATCAGCCACATCAAGATCCTAGTGGATAAAATCAACTCTGGTTCTAACCACCGCTCCGTTGTTCATACTCACCCACTCGAATTGATTGCACTTTCACATCACCCAGATATTTCAAAGAGCAGCGATCTGTTCACTCATACCTGTTGGAAAATGCTGCCAGAAGTACGCGCTTTTGTCCCTCGCGGTATTGGCATGATTCCATACTGCCTACCTTCTTCAGAAGAGATGGCAGACGGAACAACGGCTGCGTTGCTCAAGCATGATGTGGCAATCTGGGAAAAGCACGGTGCAACCGCATCTGGCGCTGATGTGCTGCAAGCATTCGACTACATTGATGTAGCAAACAAAGGGGCAAAGCTGTACCTAATGTGCACATCAGCAGGTTATGAGCCAGAAGGCGTGACCAAAGAAAACATGGAAATACTGAAACGCGTATTTAACTTATAA